The following coding sequences are from one Rhipicephalus microplus isolate Deutch F79 chromosome 3, USDA_Rmic, whole genome shotgun sequence window:
- the LOC142803283 gene encoding uncharacterized protein LOC142803283 — MRGAKPQPLESVTPDSSALKEVEEIPVPRNHLSSAPRESAMPNTLVTQALRQEPRSNPANVVPREDVTCIAAVLKTTDVGRSMPPAMTTQKVFVFPSLGQFNATWIRLVTRSIDPVTAVPCLLGFIDLMCGDNFEKVLDSADKEGLVLEPLKLSKGELRQRLRDLMTDWYPPATMDDFYVLLGILLCSLSCRRGSDVNRGWYQTRAKDLVGLFPNVSGEVSARLYDEAKADAICAFAEWWPHTRAAIGSVILKGRFEVRILFRGCHL, encoded by the exons ATGAGGGGGGCGAAACCTCAACCCCTGGAAAGCGTCACACCCGATTCTTCCGCGCTAAAAGAGGTCGAGGAAATCCCGGTGCCCCGGAATCATCTCTCGTCAGCGCCCCGGGAATCCGCCATGCCCAATACTCTTGTGACGCAAGCACTGCGACAAGAACCCAGATCCAACCCTGCCAATGTCGTACCACGAGAAGACGTCACCTGCATAGCTGCGGTGCTGAAGACCACGGACGTCGGCAGATCCATGCCTCCCGCAATGACCACTCAAAAGGTTTTCGTGTTCCCGTCGCTAGGGCAGTTTAACGCAACCTGGATTCGTCTGGTGACAAGAAGTATCGACCCAGTCACCGCTGTTCCCTGTCTGCTTGGCTTCATAGATTTGATGTGCGGAGACAATTTCGAGAAG GTTTTGGACAGTGCCGACAAAGAAGGTCTGGTACTGGAACCGTTGAAACTGAGCAAGGGGGAGTTGCGCCAGCGGCTGAGGGACCTGATGACTGACTGGTATCCTCCCGCCACGATGGATGATTTCTACGTGCTGCTGGGCATTTTGCTCTGCAGCCTGTCCTGTCGGCGAGGCTCAGACGTGAACCGCGGTTGGTATCAGACCCGCGCCAAGGACCTCGTTGGGCTTTTCCCGAACGTTTCGGGGGAAGTTTCGGCGCGACTGTATGACGAGGCGAAGGCAGACGCCATCTGCGCCTTCGCCGAGTGGTGGCCGCACACCCGGGCCGCTATCGGAAGCGTTATACTCAAGGGCAGGTTCGAAGTACGTATACTCTTTCGTGGATGTCATCTTTAA
- the LOC142803868 gene encoding uncharacterized protein LOC142803868, which produces MLRPSLDDQNTTIRSARALEACHVYLCSHPIPSGSLLMGLASSSTSQCGNLWHKHWVVIFDFGEREVYVCDATKDGTGELKGRGFWEEKTYVDNNTYLVERHLGQYILLKEHVEKVVKKIRYMGKYHFKNNNCQKWAEKLLDHLEISVPSEMPDAQTVYEHAKPSVFAALSGIVGIGVSLLLGVVFRVHS; this is translated from the exons ATGTTGCGGCCGTCACTCGACGATCAGAATACGACGATTCGTAGTGCACGGGCTCTGGAAGCGTGTCATGTCTACCTCTGCAGCCATCCGATCCCAAGTGGGAGCCTGCTGATGGGCCTCGCTTCGTCATCGACGTCACAGTGCGGCAACCTGTGGCATAAGCACTGGGTAGTCATCTTCGACTTCGGTGAGAGAGAAGTGTACGTCTGCGACGCCACCAAAGACGGCACCGGGGAACTGAAAGGGCGTGGGTTCTGGGAGGAGAAGACGTACGTCGACAACAACACCTACTTGGTTGAG AGGCACCTGGGACAGTACATACTTCTGAAGGAGCACGTCGAAAAGGTCGTGAAGAAGATTCGCTACATGGGCAAGTATCACTTCAAGAACAACAACTGCCAGAAGTGGGCGGAGAAGCTGCTGGATCATCTGGAAATAAGCGTGCCCAGCGAAATGCCCGATGCGCAGACTGTGTACGAGCACGCTAAACCCTCCGTCTTCGCCGCACTCAGCGGTATAGTGGGGATCGGTGTCTCGCTCCTTCTGGGTGTCGTATTTAGGGTACACAGCTAG